A window of Corticium candelabrum chromosome 3, ooCorCand1.1, whole genome shotgun sequence contains these coding sequences:
- the LOC134177477 gene encoding palmitoyltransferase ZDHHC3-like, protein MGFVFRNDPCGVACVVVTFLLVLYADFVVVKVLVPSYETSSWSTVHSLVFNIIVVLIIISHVRAVLGDPGQVPLASTKLDFSEVRLGGQSKDDSSDDSLVKTSWTLCSKCETYRPPRAHHCRTCRRCIRKMDHHCPWINNCVGEFNQKYFLLFLLYTGVGCAYAFILTIACWITQFGHKQVDSSSSIVCSMFLIIECVLFFLFVILIGCDQIQGIFEDSTQVEQVQRKMPHRSPKSKMALLTEVFGRGRKCLWLLPVAPRLSNSTSSHHWDA, encoded by the exons ATGGGTTTTGTTTTTCGGAACGATCCATGTGGCGTTGCTTGTGTAGTTGTAACGTTTCTTCTCGTTTTGTATGCCGATTTTGTGGTTGTAAAAGTTTTAGTTCCTTCCTACGAGACCAG TTCTTGGTCGACTGTACATTCTCTCGTGTTTAATATAATCGTAGTGCTTATTATTATATCTCATGTAAGAGCCGTATTGGGCGATCCAG GTCAAGTTCCTTTGGCTTCGACGAAACTCGACTTTTCGGAAGTCCGCTTGGGCGGTCAATCGAAG GATGATAGTTCGGATGACTCACTGGTCAAAACCAGTTGGACACTGTGCAGCAAATGTGAGACATACAGACCTCCGAGAGCACATCACTGCAG GACGTGCAGGCGATGTATTAGAAAGATGGACCATCATTGCCCATG GATCAACAATTGTGTTGGAGAATTCAACCAGAAATACTtccttctgtttctgttgtacACAG GTGTCGGTTGTGCTTACGCGTTTATCTTAACTATTGCTTGTTGGATTACACAATTCGGTCACAAGCAAGTCGATTCCTCTTCCTCCAT CGTGTGCTCCATGTTTCTCATCATAGAATGCGTCCTATTTTTTCTATTCGTCATTCTTATTGGCTGCGATCAa ATTCAGGGAATATTTGAGGATTCGACACAAGTAGAGCAGGTGCAGCGGAAGATGCCGCACAGAAGTCCAAAATCGAAGATGGCTCTTCTAACGGAAGTCTTTGGACGTG GACGCAAGTGTCTCTGGCTCTTACCGGTTGCTCCACGTCTATCCAACTCGACGAGCAGCCACCACTGGGACGCATAG
- the LOC134177472 gene encoding vang-like protein 1, with product MEDEVVEVEVIRQADDWGQASNVSATTGSRADGGDSASALGRGPFFIHGGDDDDLGHATRAPLCGCHYFWSLTIGCLALLTPIVFVCAPLSPSWEVATETKSECNNECGTLIVSFGVRLLVLFVGVCVLLLRKPRATGPSIHRMRSLALLLCVVVLVAYWLFFGLVLAGEKEPDYNVILRFANSLLDAELFLHYVAVIMIEIGRLRARYNVKVTRNSDGWSRSYNVGRQSVQETAYDVVNAYYRDFPDAHASMLAFARQSSPRAYKNHVSGLKFYDIDVIGEADPTSVSISSRSRRPPSNSRRGGKSRRVNLDERVAEESENEKKIERRRARLIAAVDESFNLIKPTRATGGAMMGADEAAAAIFPSMARALQKYLRATRQQSRHSAESVVNHLSRCLRLDMSSRAFLQRYFAVPTTLEIERERDREADGDATPHSWRLLDQSGGRAISGGLEFRLQNVEVSLIVEISDLPELRIIKGKEYGRGFHLKVNSETTV from the coding sequence ATGGAAGACGAAGTCGTAGAGGTCGAGGTAATCAGACAGGCCGACGACTGGGGCCAGGCGTCGAACGTGAGCGCGACGACTGGCTCGAGAGCGGACGGAGGCGACTCAGCGAGCGCCCTCGGACGTGGCCCATTCTTCATTCACGGCGGCGACGACGACGATCTTGGACACGCGACGAGGGCGCCGCTGTGCGGCTGCCACTACTTCTGGAGTCTCACAATCGGCTGCCTCGCGCTGCTCACTCCGATAGTGTTTGTGTGCGCGCCTCTATCGCCGAGCTGGGAAGTGGCGACGGAGACGAAATCAGAGTGTAACAACGAGTGCGGGACGTTAATCGTCAGTTTTGGTGTTCGTCTACTCGTTTTGTTTGTCGGCGTGTGCGTCCTGTTGCTGAGAAAGCCACGCGCGACGGGCCCGTCAATACATCGGATGCGGTCACTCGCATTGCTACTCTGTGTCGTCGTCCTCGTCGCCTATTGGCTGTTCTTCGGTCTCGTGTTGGCGGGAGAGAAGGAGCCCGACTATAACGTCATACTTCGATTCGCTAACTCTCTACTCGACGCCGAGCTTTTTCTCCACTATGTCGCCGTCATCATGATCGAGATTGGGCGCTTGCGCGCGCGATACAACGTCAAGGTCACGCGCAACTCCGACGGCTGGTCGCGCTCGTACAACGTCGGCCGACAGAGCGTGCAGGAGACGGCCTACGACGTCGTCAACGCTTACTACCGCGACTTTCCCGACGCCCACGCATCGATGCTCGCCTTCGCGAGGCAGTCGTCGCCTCGCGCTTACAAAAACCACGTCTCCGGTCTCAAGTTCTACGACATCGACGTCATCGGAGAGGCGGACCCGACGTCGGTGAGCATCTCGAGTCGCTCCCGACGCCCGCCGTCGAACTCCCGACGCGGCGGAAAGAGCCGACGGGTGAATCTCGACGAGCGCGTCGCCGAGGAGTCGGAGAACGAGAAGAAAATCGAGCGACGACGCGCACGACTGATTGCCGCCGTCGACGAGAGTTTCAATCTCATCAAACCGACGAGAGCGACGGGCGGCGCGATGATGGGCGCCGACGAGGCGGCGGCGGCCATCTTTCCGAGCATGGCGCGAGCTCTACAGAAGTACTTACGCGCGACGCGGCAACAGTCGCGCCACAGTGCGGAGTCGGTCGTCAACCACTTGTCGCGCTGTCTGCGACTCGACATGAGCTCACGCGCCTTCCTCCAGCGCTACTTCGCCGTTCCGACGACATTAGAAATAGAACGCGAGCGGGACCGCGAGGCCGACGGCGACGCCACGCCCCACTCGTGGCGCCTCCTCGACCAGTCAGGCGGCAGAGCAATCTCGGGAGGTTTGGAATTCCGACTGCAAAACGTCGAGGTGAGTCTCATCGTCGAGATAAGCGACCTCCCGGAGTTACGCATCATCAAAGGCAAAGAGTACGGGAGAGGTTTCCACCTCAAGGTCAACTCGGAAACGACAGTGTAG